The DNA window CCGGCAATGTCGTCGGGGCTATGGCCGTGGTTGGCATGATCTCCAATGCGTTCCGAGATTTTGGCCGTGTGCATGAGTATCTTCAAAGCGCACGTGTGTCCGAAGAAAAAATAGTGGTATTCTTGAAAACCAAAACCATGCGCGGACGCGCTTCCTCCTTGCCGGACCTGGTCGTCAAAGATGGAACGGTCGTCTTTGAAGAAGCCTCCCTGCAAGGGATTTTGGATAACATCTCGGTTACGGCCAAAGGCGGCTCACGGGTTGCGCTGATTGGTCCCAACGGGTCAGGCAAATCTACTCTGCTGCAGGCAGCCGCCCGCCTGATCGACCTCACAAAGGGAAGAATCCTGATCGACGGCCAGGATATCAGCAAATGCAACCTGACCTCGGTCCGCAATGCCGTCGGTATCGTTAGCCCCGACCTCCCATTGCTGCGCGGCTCGGTGCGCTTCAACCTGCGCTACCGCCAACCAAGGTGCGACGAGTCCGAAGTCGCCAGAGTGCGAGCCCTCTGCTGCCTCGACGAAATCCTCGACTCCCTGCCAGGCGGAGAGGCGTACCGTCTGCAAGAGGGTGGATTGAACCTGTCGCTTGGCCAGCGCCATCGGCTCGCCCTGGCCAGGGCCATCCTCGGCCATCCGCCAGTGCTGATTCTTGACGAGGCCGATGCCAACCTCGACTCACAAGCCGAAAGGATCCTCTCCAGGATCGTGGATGAGTATCCCGGGACCATCATCATGACAACGTGGTCCCCAAAGCAGATTGCGCGCGCCGATTCCTGCTGGCACCTGGAAAAAGGGCGGCTGGTCCGGACGACCGAACGCACCGAAAGGGCAGAGCTGACCGGGTCTGACGAGACTCGCAACATTGCAAACTGAATTCATCGAAGGACAGACATGCAGCAACAGATCACACCCGGCATCATCCTGAAGCGGACGATTCATGACCCTTTCCCCGCAAAGTATTTTGCGTACGTTCCCAGGCAGGGACAGCGTCACGGCCGTGTCTTTGTCACCATTCACGGCATCTCGCGCAACGCCGAACAGCATCTTGCGGGTTTCGTCGCCCAAGCTGAACAATACGGGGCGATCATGCTCGCGCCTCTGTTTTCCGAAGAGACGCAGCCGTCGTACCAGCGCCTTGGAGTTTCAGCCTCGGAGGCACGGGCCGACGAAGCCCTGGATCTCATGCTCGAAAACGCTGCGTCCTGGCTTGAAATCAACCCCATCCCTCTGCATATCTTCGGCTTCTCGGGCGGGGGACAGTTCACACACCGCTACGCCATGCTCCATCCTGAACGCGTTGCCAGGATGGTACTGGCTGCACCAGGCTGGTACACATTCCCGGACCCCGAAAAGAGATATCCCCTGGGGCTTCGCTCCAGCCCCAAATGGCGAGGGCTCACATTTTCACCCGCGAAATTCCTAAAACTCGCGACCCTCGTCCTGGTTGGTGGAGAGGACGATGTCCGTGACGATGACCTGAACAAATCGCGCCGCATCGACGCATGCCAAGGGCTCAACCGCGTAGAACGCGGCGAACGATGGGTCGGAGCAATGCGTGCGCTGGCCAGATCCTTTCACATCCCGGCGGAGTTCCACTTAGAGTCGGTGCCGAATGCCAATCACGCCTTTGAAAGCTACCTCTCTCATCCTCCGTTCGCAGAAGACGTATTTCAGTATCTGTTCGGAAAGCTTTCTTGAAATGTGCCAGAACGCTTTAACCATGGAGATCATATGAAAATCCTCAAAGCTCTCATGACTTCACTGCTTTTCGTAGCCCTGATCGGAGGATGCGCTGGCAAAGGCATGCGCGGAGAAAAAGCCGCCCATCTGCCACCAGGCACATTGAATGCGACCGATGTCACCAAACTGTTTGCGGGAAAAACCGTGGAGTCAGTGCTCGACAAGTCCGGCCGCATCAGTCTGAGCTATTACAATCCGAACGGGGAACTGCGACAGTTGCAGAACGGCGAAAAAAGAACCGGCACATGGGAAGTCCGCAATGACGGAAGGATGTGCCTCGCTTTTCCAGGCGGTAAAAGGCAGTGCCGCATTATTGTCAAGGAAGGCGAAGTTTACAGGAAATACATCGTTAAACTTAACGGCGAGCACATACCGGTCTTGACGTACAAGTCATTCCGCGAAGGCAATTTGGTCGATAAATAACAGCGGGCCGGGAAAACCCCTCGGGGCTCACTCCCGGCTCTGGCGATCAAGGCCCCGGTAATTGATGGCTTCGGCCAGATGTGCGGTCGAGAGATCCTGATCTCCGGCCAGATCGGCGATGGTGCGGGAAATGCGCAGCACCCGTACAAAGGCCCGCGCCGACATGCCAAGACGCTGCACCGCGCCTTCCAGAAAATTGTGCTCGCTCTCGGTCAAGGGACAGAAGCGCTCCAGCCATTTGCCCGTAAGCTCCGAATTCGAGGAAAAGTGCAGGCCCGCGTAACGCTCCCGCTGCACCTGGCGGGCGACGTTGATGCGCTCCTGCATGACGGCGGAGCTGATGCTGCCCTGCTCCTGCTTCAGGTCGCGATACGGCACGGCCGGAACCTCGACATGCAGGTCGATGCGGTCCAAAAGCGGACCCGACAGGCGGGAGCGGTAGCGCTGGATCTGTATGGGCGTACACGAACAGTGATGTTTCTCATCGCCCAGATAACCGCAGGGGCACGGGTTCATGGCCGCAACGAGCATGACGTCGCCGGGATATTCAAGAGATACCGCAGCGCGTGAAATGGTCACGCGGCCCTCTTCCAGGGGCTGGCGCAGGACTTCAAGGACATGCTTCTTGAATTCCGGGAGTTCGTCCAGAAAAAGCACGCCCCGATGGGCCAGGGACAGCTCTCCGGGACGCGGATATTGTCCACCGCCGATAAGGCCCGCGTCGGAAATGGTGTGATGCGGAGATCTGAAGGGACGGGTCACCACCAGCGGCTGGTCCGGGGGCAGCTTGCCGGCCACGGAATAAACCTTGGTGACTTCCAGGGCCTCGTCAAAACCGAGCGGCGGCAGGACGGTCGGGATGCGGCTTGAGAGCATGGTCTTGCCACTGCCGGGAGGGCCGATGAAAAGCATGTTGTGTCTTGAATACCCCAGCTTTTTCTGACAAGATGACAGCCTACTCACTGACTGTTTTCTTGAAGGAGAAAGACCACAAGATGATGAACCAAACCACGGGAACACCCAGGGCCAAGGCTTACAGCTACGTCCGCTTTTCAACTCCGGACCAGATGAAGGGTGACAGCTTCCGGAGACAGGCAGAGGCCAGCCGCCGATATGCTGATGAGAACGGGCTTGAACTTGATGAGTCACTTTCTTTCCATGATCTTGGAGTATCTGCCTTCCGTGGACGCAACGTAGAGGACGGAGCCTTGGGTTCATTCCTTGATGCCGTAGACCAAAACAGAGTGAAGCCGGGTTCATACCTGCTGGTTGAGAGCTTGGACCGCCTGTCCAGGCAGACCCCTTACAAGGCCTTTAAACGCTTCTCAGACATTCTTGATAGGGGTGTCAACATAATCACCCTTCACGATGGAAAAACCTATTCCGCAGGAGCTGGGGATCTTGTCTTCTCAGACCTCATGCTCTCCCTTGTATCCATGCAAAGGGCGCATGAGGAGTCCCTCACCAAGTCCAAAAGGCTGGCCGCTGCCTGGGACCAGAAGCGAAGAACGGCCACCCTGGAGGCTGAGAACACCGGAGGTAAGATCAGGCCTATTACTTCCCGGTGTCCGGAGTGGTTGACCGTGAACAAACAAGCGGGAGCCTTCGAAATCAACGAGGAACGAGCCGAGATCATCCGTAGAATATTTTCCATGACCATCGACGGCATGGGGAGGAGAGCCATAGCCAATGTCCTAAACTCCGAGGGAGTCCCTTCCTTCAGGTCTGACCGGGGTAAAGGTGTCGGGTGGCATGATTCATATGTGGCCAAGGTCCTGGACAGTGAAGCCGTGATTGGTCGGCATCAGCCCCACAAGATGGTTGAATCACCAGAGGATGGAAGGAGAAGACGACAGCCCATAGGGGAACCCCTGGACAACTACTTCCCCGCCATCGTTGACCCCGGCATCTTCGCCAAGGTTCAACACATCAGAAGGGGCCGGAAGATTCCCGCCGGGAAGGTTGCGACCAAGTATTCAAACCTGTTCAGTGGCCTTGCCCGGTGCGGCGTCTGTGGTGGCCCCATGCACTTTGAGGATAAAGGACCACGACCAAAGGGAGGAAGTTACCTCATATGCTCCCACGCCAAGAGGAGGCTGGGTTGTACCTCTCCCCGCTGGAAGTATCCGGAGGCTCAAGCACATATCCTGCTGAACCTACTGGAACTTGATTTTCGTGAGTTGTTCCCTTCCCTCTACGCCAAGGGCAAGGAGGAACTGAGCAGGCTTGAAGGCCTCCTGGCCACCAAGGAACAGGCCTTGACGGACGTAGGGGCAAAGCTCGAAAAGCTGGCTGACATCCTCCTTGAACGCCCCGACAGCGTCACCATGCTGGACCGCCTGGACACCTTGGAGCAACAGAAGGGCGAACTATCCAAGGACGTGGCGGACCTTCGGTTCAAGATCTCGGAGGAGCAGGAGAGGCTTACCGGGGCAGGGAAGGCTTACGGGGAAGCGTGGGACGCTCTCAAACAATTTATCGAGATTGAGAGGACAGCCCACGTCCTAGAGCAGGAACACCAACACAATGAAGCCATACCCAAGGAGCTACTGGCGGCCAGAGAGGAACGCCTGACGGCCCGTAGGCGGATCTTCCAGCTTCTCCAGAGGTCCGTGGAGAAGATCCTCTTCACACCAATCACGGCAGGTGAAAAGGAAGAGCATGGGGACATCAACGTCAGCTTCAATGGCCTTGAGGACACGGCCTCTTTGTCCATCATCGTCAGTGGTAAGGGGCAGAAGGACTCCCGTGGATATGTTGGACAGCCAACAGGTGAGCCAGACGTTGTATTGATCGGTGAATCCTGGCCACCTCAAGGCCGCATCCTCTCTGGTAAGGCACTGGGTCGAATGTTGTTTCACTGGAAGTCACCATCGGAATAAGGAAAAAG is part of the Deltaproteobacteria bacterium HGW-Deltaproteobacteria-18 genome and encodes:
- a CDS encoding ABC transporter ATP-binding protein yields the protein MRTLPPIFDRNGSLILLRLVLNGILQAAMVIGTMFLVRDAFNNLLASGSGGSLFGLEGTAAIGLFAAGLLFCTVLGALLRMVELIDAERLGQHYIHRVRMTLFNQMSKFPPRTVSKRSSGGILLRFVGDLSALRIWVSRGLARIAVASIVVALATGVLAYIDVSLAVASLSILLLGLGGNLLLGPRMQRAINASRRQRGLLARNINEKIRTLSVIQVFNQTGRERRKFQRHSVLLKNAMISRARITSLMRIVTDGSTAVSMGLLLSLGALEASLGMTTPGNVVGAMAVVGMISNAFRDFGRVHEYLQSARVSEEKIVVFLKTKTMRGRASSLPDLVVKDGTVVFEEASLQGILDNISVTAKGGSRVALIGPNGSGKSTLLQAAARLIDLTKGRILIDGQDISKCNLTSVRNAVGIVSPDLPLLRGSVRFNLRYRQPRCDESEVARVRALCCLDEILDSLPGGEAYRLQEGGLNLSLGQRHRLALARAILGHPPVLILDEADANLDSQAERILSRIVDEYPGTIIMTTWSPKQIARADSCWHLEKGRLVRTTERTERAELTGSDETRNIAN
- a CDS encoding site-specific recombinase, with the translated sequence MTAYSLTVFLKEKDHKMMNQTTGTPRAKAYSYVRFSTPDQMKGDSFRRQAEASRRYADENGLELDESLSFHDLGVSAFRGRNVEDGALGSFLDAVDQNRVKPGSYLLVESLDRLSRQTPYKAFKRFSDILDRGVNIITLHDGKTYSAGAGDLVFSDLMLSLVSMQRAHEESLTKSKRLAAAWDQKRRTATLEAENTGGKIRPITSRCPEWLTVNKQAGAFEINEERAEIIRRIFSMTIDGMGRRAIANVLNSEGVPSFRSDRGKGVGWHDSYVAKVLDSEAVIGRHQPHKMVESPEDGRRRRQPIGEPLDNYFPAIVDPGIFAKVQHIRRGRKIPAGKVATKYSNLFSGLARCGVCGGPMHFEDKGPRPKGGSYLICSHAKRRLGCTSPRWKYPEAQAHILLNLLELDFRELFPSLYAKGKEELSRLEGLLATKEQALTDVGAKLEKLADILLERPDSVTMLDRLDTLEQQKGELSKDVADLRFKISEEQERLTGAGKAYGEAWDALKQFIEIERTAHVLEQEHQHNEAIPKELLAAREERLTARRRIFQLLQRSVEKILFTPITAGEKEEHGDINVSFNGLEDTASLSIIVSGKGQKDSRGYVGQPTGEPDVVLIGESWPPQGRILSGKALGRMLFHWKSPSE